One genomic region from candidate division WOR-3 bacterium encodes:
- a CDS encoding CTP synthase: protein MANKYVVVVGGVISGVGKGIASASIAKILIEYGYRTTAVKIDPYINFDAGTLRPTEHGEVWVTDDGGEIDQDLGNYERFIGEQIPKKNNITTGQVYWSVIEKERSGKFLGETVQFIPHIPDEIIHRIEESTKDHDIAVIEIGGTIGDYENIPFLFALKSLERKLGAGSFSYVLLTYLPIPGNIGEMKTKPTQQAIKLLSQHGIFPDIILCRAKTETDQVRKKKIEIYANIPADMVISAPDISSVYSVPLNFERESLGKKILMTLNLKPIKEGNWAEWQKLVSRITNPSKEISMGMIGKYIETGNYQLEDAYISVKHALEHAGANLDCRVKICWINAGSVESGSECRSVLENLDGIIVPGGFGKLGVEGKINAINVARTCGIPYLGLCLGMQLALVETARNILNLDNADSTENEPGTPHPVITLLPSQEEAMQHSRYGATMRLGAYLANIKKGTKVESLYLETERVKKDALIIETLFKGSESFRLGAVPKQDKFTEIIERHRHRYEVNPDYISRFEKAGIVFSGFHLRHENEEPLMEFIELKNHPFFIATQAHPEFKSSLIDPSPLFKGFIQACLERHYQKAV, encoded by the coding sequence ATGGCAAATAAATACGTCGTTGTCGTTGGAGGCGTCATAAGCGGAGTCGGCAAAGGCATCGCATCCGCTTCCATAGCAAAAATCCTCATAGAGTATGGATACAGGACTACCGCCGTTAAGATCGATCCCTACATAAATTTCGACGCCGGCACTCTTAGACCCACTGAACACGGCGAAGTCTGGGTGACAGATGACGGCGGCGAGATAGACCAGGATCTTGGTAACTATGAAAGATTTATCGGCGAACAAATTCCGAAAAAAAATAACATAACAACCGGCCAGGTGTACTGGTCTGTCATTGAAAAAGAAAGAAGCGGCAAATTTTTAGGCGAAACCGTCCAATTCATTCCTCACATCCCGGATGAGATAATACACAGGATTGAAGAATCTACAAAAGATCACGACATAGCGGTAATAGAAATCGGCGGAACGATAGGAGACTATGAAAACATACCTTTTTTGTTCGCATTAAAAAGCCTGGAAAGGAAACTGGGAGCAGGCAGTTTTTCTTACGTGCTCCTGACCTACCTGCCGATCCCCGGAAACATTGGAGAAATGAAAACCAAACCTACTCAGCAGGCTATCAAACTTCTCTCTCAACACGGCATTTTTCCCGACATTATTCTCTGCAGAGCCAAGACCGAGACCGATCAGGTCAGAAAAAAGAAGATTGAGATTTATGCGAACATCCCGGCTGACATGGTCATTTCTGCACCGGATATTTCTTCTGTATATTCAGTGCCGTTGAATTTCGAAAGGGAAAGCCTCGGAAAAAAAATTCTGATGACCCTCAATCTCAAGCCGATTAAAGAAGGAAACTGGGCAGAATGGCAAAAACTCGTTTCACGCATAACCAATCCGTCTAAGGAAATATCTATGGGGATGATAGGCAAATATATCGAAACGGGAAATTATCAGCTCGAAGACGCTTACATTTCTGTCAAACACGCTCTCGAACACGCCGGAGCGAATCTCGATTGCAGGGTGAAAATATGCTGGATCAACGCCGGATCTGTCGAATCGGGAAGCGAATGCAGATCAGTTCTGGAAAATCTCGACGGAATAATAGTTCCGGGAGGATTCGGTAAACTCGGAGTCGAAGGAAAAATCAATGCAATAAATGTTGCCAGGACATGCGGCATTCCTTATCTCGGCCTTTGCCTCGGAATGCAGCTCGCTCTGGTTGAAACCGCCAGAAACATTTTGAATCTTGATAACGCCGATTCGACGGAAAACGAACCCGGCACACCTCATCCCGTCATCACTCTTCTGCCTTCTCAGGAAGAGGCAATGCAGCATTCCAGATACGGAGCGACCATGAGACTCGGTGCTTATCTCGCCAACATAAAAAAAGGCACTAAAGTCGAATCGCTTTACCTTGAAACAGAAAGAGTAAAAAAGGACGCGCTGATAATAGAAACGCTTTTTAAGGGATCGGAAAGCTTCAGACTGGGAGCGGTTCCCAAACAAGACAAATTCACTGAAATCATAGAAAGGCACAGACACAGATATGAAGTCAATCCGGATTACATATCCAGGTTCGAAAAAGCCGGCATTGTTTTCTCGGGATTTCATCTTCGTCATGAGAACGAAGAGCCTCTCATGGAATTCATTGAACTGAAAAACCATCCATTCTTCATAGCCACCCAAGCTCATCCGGAATTCAAGTCGAGTCTTATAGACCCCTCTCCACTATTTAAAGGATTCATTCAAGCCTGCCTTGAAAGACATTACCAAAAAGCGGTTTAA
- the kdsB gene encoding 3-deoxy-manno-octulosonate cytidylyltransferase has product MRESMILGVIPLRIGSTRLPFKPLLELGGKPLFFWAAENALKSETIDKIIIAADSEKIIEKASSLKNVECILTPELPSGSDRVAWVARNYPSAEIVANIQGDEPFLDFRDIDKAVSALKEDPGADVSTLFVPFSENDNPSSPSTVKIVADKKNYALYFSRAKIPFSRDGKPVNYLRHLGLYVYKKEFLLRFSDTPTGVLEDIEKLEQLRTLEMGAKIKLVAAEKPSFGIDTEEDFIKASNLIKGENFNGK; this is encoded by the coding sequence GTGAGAGAAAGCATGATCCTCGGCGTCATACCCTTGAGGATTGGCTCTACAAGGCTTCCCTTCAAGCCTCTTTTGGAGCTCGGCGGGAAGCCTCTTTTCTTTTGGGCGGCTGAAAATGCACTCAAAAGCGAAACTATTGACAAAATCATTATAGCTGCAGATTCCGAGAAAATAATTGAAAAAGCTTCGTCCCTGAAAAACGTCGAGTGCATATTAACTCCGGAACTGCCGAGTGGATCAGACAGAGTTGCATGGGTGGCCCGTAATTACCCTTCTGCTGAAATAGTGGCGAACATTCAGGGAGACGAACCGTTTCTAGATTTCAGGGATATTGACAAAGCCGTGAGCGCTCTTAAGGAAGACCCCGGGGCCGACGTTTCCACTTTATTTGTTCCTTTTTCTGAAAACGACAATCCCTCTTCTCCCTCGACTGTCAAAATAGTCGCAGACAAAAAAAATTACGCCCTGTATTTTTCAAGAGCTAAAATACCGTTTTCGAGAGACGGGAAACCTGTCAATTATCTCCGCCACCTCGGACTTTACGTTTATAAAAAAGAATTTTTACTCAGATTCTCCGACACTCCGACAGGAGTCCTCGAAGATATCGAGAAACTGGAACAGCTGAGAACGCTCGAAATGGGCGCGAAAATAAAACTTGTGGCTGCGGAAAAACCTTCTTTCGGTATAGATACTGAAGAGGACTTCATAAAAGCCAGTAATCTAATAAAGGGAGAAAATTTTAATGGCAAATAA
- a CDS encoding adenylosuccinate lyase has product MSLLDRYTLPEMKELWSEDNKFRTWLKVEIAACRARMEKGLIPKEEFNVIEEKAGFDLNRIREIENEVQHDVIAFLSSVSEKVGEPSRHIHFGMTSSDVLDTAQALILIEAGNIILKSLESLIEKTKIKALETKHLVMMGRTHGVHAEPVTLGVKLLSHRENFKRSLKILKEATENVRYGKISGPVGIYGNLDPSLEERTLDILGLKTEPVATQVVPRDRHLYFVMALAHLAAALERTALQIRLLQRTETAELGEPFSVGQKGSSAMPHKKNPVICERICGLARLFRGYTSASLENVSLWDERDISHSSVERIVLPQATSILLYMLRKMEYIIENLSTDAGRMKQNKEKSGQRYLSGAFLLKLCEKGVNRDEAYRIIQSAALKAQENGISLSEILEKDKAFSGFFTIEEIRRTADEDKFIENVDLIFKRILDSEKEE; this is encoded by the coding sequence ATGAGCCTTTTGGACAGATACACGCTCCCGGAGATGAAAGAACTCTGGTCGGAAGACAACAAATTCAGGACATGGCTGAAAGTCGAAATAGCCGCCTGCAGAGCGAGAATGGAAAAAGGATTGATTCCTAAAGAAGAATTCAACGTGATAGAGGAAAAGGCCGGTTTCGATCTGAACAGAATAAGAGAAATTGAAAATGAAGTTCAGCACGACGTCATTGCTTTCCTCAGCTCCGTATCCGAAAAAGTCGGAGAACCTTCCAGGCACATACACTTCGGCATGACTTCTTCCGACGTTCTCGACACGGCTCAGGCTTTAATTTTAATCGAAGCGGGAAACATAATCCTGAAATCCCTCGAATCTCTCATAGAAAAAACGAAAATAAAGGCTCTGGAGACAAAACATCTGGTTATGATGGGAAGAACCCACGGTGTTCACGCCGAACCTGTCACGCTCGGAGTGAAGCTTCTGTCACACAGGGAAAATTTCAAACGATCCCTCAAAATACTGAAAGAAGCAACTGAAAACGTCAGGTACGGCAAAATATCAGGGCCTGTAGGTATTTACGGAAATCTCGATCCTTCCCTTGAGGAAAGGACTCTCGACATCCTCGGACTTAAAACAGAACCGGTCGCCACACAGGTTGTTCCGAGAGACCGCCATCTTTATTTTGTCATGGCTCTCGCTCATTTGGCAGCCGCTCTTGAAAGGACGGCTCTGCAGATAAGGCTTTTGCAGAGAACGGAAACAGCCGAACTCGGAGAACCTTTCTCTGTCGGCCAGAAAGGATCCTCAGCGATGCCTCATAAAAAGAATCCGGTTATTTGCGAAAGAATTTGCGGACTCGCAAGGCTTTTCAGGGGTTATACTTCCGCGTCTCTGGAAAACGTGTCTTTGTGGGATGAAAGAGACATAAGCCATTCGTCGGTGGAAAGAATTGTTTTACCGCAAGCGACGAGTATATTGCTTTATATGCTCAGAAAAATGGAGTATATTATTGAGAACCTCTCAACGGACGCAGGCAGAATGAAACAGAACAAGGAAAAGTCCGGGCAGAGGTATTTATCCGGAGCGTTTCTTTTAAAACTATGCGAAAAAGGGGTAAACAGGGACGAGGCTTACAGGATAATTCAATCTGCTGCGCTGAAAGCGCAGGAGAATGGAATTTCGTTATCTGAAATTCTGGAAAAGGACAAAGCTTTTTCCGGATTTTTCACAATTGAGGAGATTCGACGTACAGCCGACGAAGATAAATTTATAGAAAATGTTGATTTGATTTTCAAAAGGATTCT
- the truA gene encoding tRNA pseudouridine(38-40) synthase TruA, whose product MRRIRIKTSYVGRQFYGWQFQSGLRTVQGELEKAVLTITDEKSRVTGAGRTDTGVHAIGQTAHFDSSTSLGDTDLLRAVNSKLPQDMTVLELFTENPSFHSTKSAKERQYVYRIEYSNGNPFTRGLVWQLKKRLCVENMKEALSGITGKHDFSSFCIAKSLKSNTFVDLRKAEIHEIRNGLLFFFAADRFLHKMLRSLVGMLYDIGRGKTATSQTALSLSLRSRKYGGFTAPADGLYLYRVIYSDEDRNFYAESFTNLFTGT is encoded by the coding sequence TTGAGAAGAATACGGATAAAAACATCTTACGTCGGCAGGCAATTCTACGGCTGGCAGTTCCAAAGCGGTCTCCGAACAGTGCAAGGCGAATTGGAAAAAGCCGTTCTGACAATTACTGACGAGAAATCACGCGTTACAGGAGCCGGCAGAACGGACACAGGCGTTCACGCTATCGGACAAACCGCTCACTTTGACTCCTCTACGAGCCTCGGTGATACGGATCTTCTGAGAGCTGTCAATTCAAAATTGCCGCAGGATATGACAGTTCTTGAACTCTTTACAGAAAATCCGTCTTTTCATTCGACAAAAAGCGCGAAAGAAAGACAATATGTTTACAGGATAGAATATTCAAACGGAAATCCTTTCACAAGAGGTCTTGTATGGCAGCTGAAAAAAAGACTCTGCGTTGAAAACATGAAAGAGGCATTAAGCGGTATAACCGGGAAACATGACTTTTCGTCTTTTTGCATCGCCAAAAGCCTCAAAAGCAACACTTTTGTCGACCTCAGGAAAGCAGAGATACACGAAATCCGAAACGGACTTTTATTTTTTTTTGCCGCAGACAGGTTCCTTCACAAAATGCTGAGATCCCTGGTAGGAATGCTGTACGATATCGGAAGAGGAAAAACAGCGACTTCTCAAACGGCTCTCTCATTGTCATTGAGAAGTAGAAAATACGGAGGATTCACAGCCCCGGCAGATGGACTTTATCTTTACAGAGTCATATACTCGGATGAGGATAGGAATTTTTACGCGGAAAGCTTCACAAACCTGTTTACCGGAACGTAA
- a CDS encoding 30S ribosomal protein S1: MPLTTADKCSDRENVSNNLTVCLVEEILDNQNVVESEKQKNFEIWDITDDELSVLIDKYSPTLEEGKIVKGTVVRIGPKDIVLDICQKSEGVLSASEFPEDFALKVGDTIEVFLEELEGEEGFAVVSKQKADFIKVWDDIKAAYDDKSPVEGTVTRRVKGGMIVSVFGVEAFLPGSQIDLRPCKDMDSLVAKKFLFRIIKLNWKRRNIVVSRRQILEEDREQKKKQLFHDLDVNSVLEGKVKNITPFGAFIDLGGIDGLLHITDISWGRIQHPSEVLSIGDTVQVMVIGIEKEKNRVSLGMKQLVPDPWKNITEKYPEGTKVNGKVVSMTDYGAFVEIEKGVEGLIHISEMSWTKHIKKPSDILDVDQAVEAIVLNIDADKQRISLGLKQVHPDPWETIEEKYPVGSIVEGKIRTITNFGAFVQLEEGIDGLIHVSDMSWVERIETPRQILKEGKSVQCKVLKIDKESKKISLGIKQLEEDPVQKFISSHQPGDNIIGSIVELKDRGIVVKIEDNARGFVPFSHLVNDNIKKPSDVYKIGDNLDLKIIEMSSDGRRILLSEKEAAPSDSQSKDTES, encoded by the coding sequence TTGCCTTTAACAACCGCTGATAAATGCAGTGACAGAGAAAATGTTTCTAACAATCTAACCGTATGTCTCGTGGAGGAAATATTGGACAATCAGAACGTTGTGGAAAGCGAAAAACAGAAGAATTTTGAAATCTGGGACATAACCGATGACGAGCTTTCGGTTCTCATCGATAAATATTCTCCCACTCTCGAAGAAGGAAAAATAGTCAAAGGAACTGTCGTCAGGATAGGGCCCAAAGACATCGTTCTCGACATTTGTCAGAAAAGCGAGGGAGTTCTCTCGGCATCTGAATTCCCTGAAGATTTTGCGCTGAAAGTCGGCGATACGATCGAGGTTTTTCTTGAAGAACTCGAAGGAGAAGAAGGCTTCGCAGTTGTGTCCAAACAGAAAGCCGATTTTATTAAAGTCTGGGACGACATTAAAGCTGCTTACGACGACAAGTCACCGGTCGAAGGGACTGTAACAAGAAGGGTCAAAGGCGGAATGATTGTCTCTGTTTTCGGAGTGGAAGCTTTTCTGCCCGGAAGCCAGATAGATCTCAGACCCTGCAAAGACATGGACTCACTAGTCGCCAAAAAATTCCTTTTCAGGATAATCAAATTGAACTGGAAAAGAAGAAACATAGTCGTGTCTAGAAGACAGATACTCGAAGAAGACAGAGAACAAAAGAAGAAACAACTGTTTCACGATCTCGACGTGAACTCGGTTCTCGAAGGCAAAGTCAAGAATATTACTCCCTTCGGAGCCTTCATAGACCTCGGAGGAATTGACGGCCTTCTTCACATCACCGATATTTCCTGGGGCAGGATTCAGCATCCCAGCGAAGTGCTTTCCATTGGAGACACAGTTCAAGTCATGGTAATCGGTATTGAGAAAGAAAAAAACAGAGTTTCTCTCGGTATGAAACAACTCGTCCCCGACCCGTGGAAAAACATAACAGAAAAGTATCCCGAAGGAACAAAGGTCAACGGAAAAGTAGTCTCGATGACAGACTACGGTGCTTTTGTCGAAATTGAGAAAGGGGTCGAAGGTCTCATTCACATTTCCGAGATGTCGTGGACTAAACACATCAAAAAGCCTTCCGACATTTTAGACGTCGATCAGGCCGTAGAAGCTATCGTCCTCAATATAGACGCCGACAAGCAGAGAATATCTCTCGGTCTCAAACAGGTGCATCCTGACCCGTGGGAAACCATAGAGGAAAAATATCCGGTCGGTTCAATCGTCGAAGGCAAAATCCGAACTATTACCAACTTCGGCGCCTTCGTTCAGCTTGAAGAAGGCATAGACGGATTAATTCACGTGTCCGACATGTCCTGGGTGGAAAGAATAGAGACTCCCAGGCAAATATTAAAAGAAGGAAAATCCGTTCAGTGCAAAGTCCTCAAGATAGACAAGGAATCGAAGAAAATTTCTCTCGGTATAAAACAACTCGAAGAAGACCCGGTTCAGAAATTCATCTCTTCCCATCAACCCGGAGACAACATAATTGGCAGCATTGTCGAACTCAAGGACAGAGGCATCGTTGTTAAAATTGAGGACAACGCGAGAGGTTTCGTTCCTTTTTCTCATCTCGTCAACGACAACATAAAGAAACCCTCCGATGTTTACAAAATTGGAGACAATCTGGACCTCAAGATCATAGAGATGTCCTCCGACGGCCGCAGAATACTTTTATCAGAAAAAGAAGCGGCTCCGTCAGATTCTCAGAGTAAAGACACAGAATCCTGA